A single genomic interval of Homo sapiens chromosome 7, GRCh38.p14 Primary Assembly harbors:
- the URGCP gene encoding up-regulator of cell proliferation isoform 3 (isoform 3 is encoded by transcript variant 3) produces the protein MASPGIEVELLGKGHSDLGEVAPEIKASERRTAVAIADLEWREMEGDDCEFRYGDGTNEAQDNDFPTVERSRLQEMLSLLGLETYQVQKLSLQDSLQISFDSMKNWAPQVPKDLPWNFLRKLQALNADARNTTMVLDVLPDARPVEKESQMEEEIIYWDPADDLAADIYSFSELPTPDTPVNPLDLLCALLLSSDSFLQQEIALKMALCQFALPLVLPDSENHYHTFLLWAMRGIVRTWWSQPPRGMGSFREDSVVLSRAPAFAFVRMDVSSNSKSQLLNAVLSPGHRQWDCFWHRDLNLGTNAREISDGLVEISWFFPSGREDLDIFPEPVAFLNLRGDIGSHWLQFKLLTEISSAVFILTDNISKKEYKLLYSMKESTTKYYFILSPYRGKRNTNLRFLNKLIPVLKIDHSHVLVKVSSTDSDSFVKRIRAIVGNVLRAPCRRVSVEDMAHAARKLGLKVDEDCEECQKAKDRMERITRKIKDSDAYRRDELRLQGDPWRKAAQVEKEFCQLQWAVDPPEKHRAELRRRLLELRMQQNGHDPSSGVQEFISGISSPSLSEKQYFLRWMEWGLARVAQPRLRQPPETLLTLRPKHGGTTDVGEPLWPEPLGVEHFLREMGQFYEAESCLVEAGRLPAGQRRFAHFPGLASELLLTGLPLELIDGSTLSMPVRWVTGLLKELHVRLERRSRLVVLSTVGVPGTGKSTLLNTMFGLRFATGKSCGPRGAFMQLITVAEGFSQDLGCDHILVIDSGGLIGGALTSAGDRFELEASLATLLMGLSNVTVISLAETKDIPAAILHAFLRLEKTGHMPNYQFVYQNLHDVSVPGPRPRDKRQLLDPPGDLSRAAAQMEKQGDGFRALAGLAFCDPEKQHIWHIPGLWHGAPPMAAVSLAYSEAIFELKRCLLENIRNGLSNQNKNIQQLIELVRRL, from the exons atttggaatggagagaaatggaaggaGATGATTGCGAGTTCCGTTATGGAG ATGGTACAAATGAGGCTCAGGACAATGATTTTCCAACAG TGGAGAGAAGCAGGCTTCAAGAAATGCTGTCACTTTTGGGCCTAGAGACGTACCAGGTCCAGAAACTCAGCCTCCAGGACTCTCTGCAGATCAGTTTTGACAGTATGAAGAACTGGGCCCCTCAGGTTCCCAAAGACTTGCCCTGGAATTTCCTCAGGAAGTTGCAGGCCCTCAATGCTGATGCCAGGAATACCACTATGGTGCTGGACGTGCTCCCAGACGCCAGGCCTGTGGAGAAGGAGAGCCAGATGGAAGAGGAGATCATCTACTGGGACCCAGCTGATGACCTTGCTGCCGACATTTATTCCTTTTCTGAGCTGCCCACCCCTGATACGCCAGTGAACCCCTTAGACCTTCTCTGTGCCCTGCTGCTCTCCTCAGACAGTTTCCTGCAACAAGAAATAGCGTTGAAAATGGCCCTCTGCCAGTTTGCACTCCCACTCGTGTTGCCTGACTCGGAGAACCACTACCATACATTTCTGCTGTGGGCCATGCGGGGCATTGTGAGGACATGGTGGTCCCAGCCCCCAAGGGGCATGGGGAGCTTCCGGGAAGACAGCGTGGTCTTGTCCAGGGCGCCCGCCTTCGCCTTCGTGCGCATGGACGTCAGTAGCAACTCCAAGTCCCAGCTTCTCAACGCCGTCCTCAGCCCGGGCCACAGGCAGTGGGACTGCTTCTGGCATCGGGACCTCAACTTGGGCACCAATGCCCGGGAGATTTCGGATGGGTTGGTAGAAATTTCCTGGTTTTTTCCCAGCGGAAGGGAGGACTTGGACATTTTCCCAGAACCTGTGGCCTTTCTGAACCTGAGAGGTGACATCGGGTCTCACTGGCTGCAGTTTAAGCTCTTGACAGAAATCTCCTCCGCTGTGTTTATATTGACTGACAATATCAGTAAGAAGGAATACAAATTGCTGTACTCCATGAAGGAGTCAACCACAAAATACTACTTCATCCTGAGTCCCTACCGTGGGAAGCGCAACACAAACCTGAGATTTCTGAATAAGTTAATTCCTGTGCTGAAAATAGACCACTCACATGTCCTGGTAAAGGTCAGCAGCACTGACAGCGACAGCTTCGTGAAGAGGATCCGGGCCATCGTTGGGAATGTGCTGCGGGCACCCTGCAGGCGGGTATCTGTGGAGGACATGGCGCACGCAGCCCGCAAACTGGGCCTAAAGGTCGACGAGGACTGTGAGGAGTGTCAGAAAGCGAAAGACCGGATGGAGAGGATTACCAGGAAAATCAAAGACTCGGATGCCTACAGAAGGGACGAGCTGAGGCTGCAGGGGGACCCCTGGAGAAAGGCAGCCCAAGTGGAGAAGGAGTTCTGCCAGCTCCAGTGGGCCGTGGACCCCCCTGAGAAGCACAGGGCTGAGCTGAGGCGGCGGCTGCTAGAACTTCGAATGCAGCAGAACGGCCATGATCCCTCCTCGGGGGTGCAGGAGTTCATCTCGGGGATCAGCAGCCCCTCCTTGAGTGAGAAGCAGTACTTCCTGAGGTGGATGGAGTGGGGCCTGGCACGGGTGGCCCAGCCGCGACTGAGACAGCCTCCGGAGACGCTTCTCACCCTGAGACCAAAGCATGGGGGCACCACAGACGTGGGGGAGCCGCTCTGGCCTGAGCCCCTAGGGGTGGAACACTTCTTGCGGGAGATGGGACAGTTTTATGAGGCTGAGAGCTGTCttgtggaggcagggaggctgccgGCAGGCCAGAGGCGTTTTGCCCACTTCCCAGGCTTGGCCTCGGAGCTGCTGCTGACAGGGCTGCCTCTGGAGCTAATCGATGGGAGCACGCTGAGCATGCCCGTCCGCTGGGTCACAGGGCTCCTGAAGGAGCTGCACGTCCGACTGGAGAGACGGTCAAGGCTGGTGGTTCTGTCAACCGTCGGGGTGCCAGGCACGGGCAAGTCCACACTCCTCAACACCATGTTTGGGCTGCGGTTTGCCACAGGGAAGAGCTGCGGTCCTCGAGGGGCCTTCATGCAGCTCATCACAGTGGCTGAGGGCTTCAGCCAGGACCTGGGCTGTGACCACATCCTGGTGATAGACTCCGGGGGCTTGATAGGTGGGGCCTTGACGTCAGCTGGGGACAGATTTGAGCTGGAGGCTTCCTTGGCCACTCTGCTCATGGGACTGAGCAATGTCACCGTGATCAGTCTAGCTGAAACCAAGGACATTCCAGCAGCTATTCTGCATGCATTTCTGAGGTTAGAAAAAACGGGGCACATGCCCAACTACCAGTTTGTATACCAGAACCTTCATGATGTATCTGTTCCCGGCCCTAGGCCCAGAGACAAGAGACAGCTCCTGGATCCACCTGGTGACCTGAGCAGGGCTGCAGCCCAGATGGAGAAACAGGGCGACGGCTTCCGGGCACTGGCAGGCCTGGCCTTCTGCGACCCTGAGAAGCAGCACATCTGGCACATCCCAGGCCTGTGGCACGGAGCACCTCCCATGGCCGCAGTGAGCTTGGCCTACAGTGAAGCCATATTTGAATTGAAGAGATGCCTACTCGAAAACATCAGGAACGGCTTGTcgaaccaaaacaaaaacatccaGCAGCTCATTGAGCTGGTGAGACGGCTGTGA
- the URGCP gene encoding up-regulator of cell proliferation isoform 2 (isoform 2 is encoded by transcript variant 2), which yields MEGDDCEFRYGDGTNEAQDNDFPTVERSRLQEMLSLLGLETYQVQKLSLQDSLQISFDSMKNWAPQVPKDLPWNFLRKLQALNADARNTTMVLDVLPDARPVEKESQMEEEIIYWDPADDLAADIYSFSELPTPDTPVNPLDLLCALLLSSDSFLQQEIALKMALCQFALPLVLPDSENHYHTFLLWAMRGIVRTWWSQPPRGMGSFREDSVVLSRAPAFAFVRMDVSSNSKSQLLNAVLSPGHRQWDCFWHRDLNLGTNAREISDGLVEISWFFPSGREDLDIFPEPVAFLNLRGDIGSHWLQFKLLTEISSAVFILTDNISKKEYKLLYSMKESTTKYYFILSPYRGKRNTNLRFLNKLIPVLKIDHSHVLVKVSSTDSDSFVKRIRAIVGNVLRAPCRRVSVEDMAHAARKLGLKVDEDCEECQKAKDRMERITRKIKDSDAYRRDELRLQGDPWRKAAQVEKEFCQLQWAVDPPEKHRAELRRRLLELRMQQNGHDPSSGVQEFISGISSPSLSEKQYFLRWMEWGLARVAQPRLRQPPETLLTLRPKHGGTTDVGEPLWPEPLGVEHFLREMGQFYEAESCLVEAGRLPAGQRRFAHFPGLASELLLTGLPLELIDGSTLSMPVRWVTGLLKELHVRLERRSRLVVLSTVGVPGTGKSTLLNTMFGLRFATGKSCGPRGAFMQLITVAEGFSQDLGCDHILVIDSGGLIGGALTSAGDRFELEASLATLLMGLSNVTVISLAETKDIPAAILHAFLRLEKTGHMPNYQFVYQNLHDVSVPGPRPRDKRQLLDPPGDLSRAAAQMEKQGDGFRALAGLAFCDPEKQHIWHIPGLWHGAPPMAAVSLAYSEAIFELKRCLLENIRNGLSNQNKNIQQLIELVRRL from the exons atggaaggaGATGATTGCGAGTTCCGTTATGGAG ATGGTACAAATGAGGCTCAGGACAATGATTTTCCAACAG TGGAGAGAAGCAGGCTTCAAGAAATGCTGTCACTTTTGGGCCTAGAGACGTACCAGGTCCAGAAACTCAGCCTCCAGGACTCTCTGCAGATCAGTTTTGACAGTATGAAGAACTGGGCCCCTCAGGTTCCCAAAGACTTGCCCTGGAATTTCCTCAGGAAGTTGCAGGCCCTCAATGCTGATGCCAGGAATACCACTATGGTGCTGGACGTGCTCCCAGACGCCAGGCCTGTGGAGAAGGAGAGCCAGATGGAAGAGGAGATCATCTACTGGGACCCAGCTGATGACCTTGCTGCCGACATTTATTCCTTTTCTGAGCTGCCCACCCCTGATACGCCAGTGAACCCCTTAGACCTTCTCTGTGCCCTGCTGCTCTCCTCAGACAGTTTCCTGCAACAAGAAATAGCGTTGAAAATGGCCCTCTGCCAGTTTGCACTCCCACTCGTGTTGCCTGACTCGGAGAACCACTACCATACATTTCTGCTGTGGGCCATGCGGGGCATTGTGAGGACATGGTGGTCCCAGCCCCCAAGGGGCATGGGGAGCTTCCGGGAAGACAGCGTGGTCTTGTCCAGGGCGCCCGCCTTCGCCTTCGTGCGCATGGACGTCAGTAGCAACTCCAAGTCCCAGCTTCTCAACGCCGTCCTCAGCCCGGGCCACAGGCAGTGGGACTGCTTCTGGCATCGGGACCTCAACTTGGGCACCAATGCCCGGGAGATTTCGGATGGGTTGGTAGAAATTTCCTGGTTTTTTCCCAGCGGAAGGGAGGACTTGGACATTTTCCCAGAACCTGTGGCCTTTCTGAACCTGAGAGGTGACATCGGGTCTCACTGGCTGCAGTTTAAGCTCTTGACAGAAATCTCCTCCGCTGTGTTTATATTGACTGACAATATCAGTAAGAAGGAATACAAATTGCTGTACTCCATGAAGGAGTCAACCACAAAATACTACTTCATCCTGAGTCCCTACCGTGGGAAGCGCAACACAAACCTGAGATTTCTGAATAAGTTAATTCCTGTGCTGAAAATAGACCACTCACATGTCCTGGTAAAGGTCAGCAGCACTGACAGCGACAGCTTCGTGAAGAGGATCCGGGCCATCGTTGGGAATGTGCTGCGGGCACCCTGCAGGCGGGTATCTGTGGAGGACATGGCGCACGCAGCCCGCAAACTGGGCCTAAAGGTCGACGAGGACTGTGAGGAGTGTCAGAAAGCGAAAGACCGGATGGAGAGGATTACCAGGAAAATCAAAGACTCGGATGCCTACAGAAGGGACGAGCTGAGGCTGCAGGGGGACCCCTGGAGAAAGGCAGCCCAAGTGGAGAAGGAGTTCTGCCAGCTCCAGTGGGCCGTGGACCCCCCTGAGAAGCACAGGGCTGAGCTGAGGCGGCGGCTGCTAGAACTTCGAATGCAGCAGAACGGCCATGATCCCTCCTCGGGGGTGCAGGAGTTCATCTCGGGGATCAGCAGCCCCTCCTTGAGTGAGAAGCAGTACTTCCTGAGGTGGATGGAGTGGGGCCTGGCACGGGTGGCCCAGCCGCGACTGAGACAGCCTCCGGAGACGCTTCTCACCCTGAGACCAAAGCATGGGGGCACCACAGACGTGGGGGAGCCGCTCTGGCCTGAGCCCCTAGGGGTGGAACACTTCTTGCGGGAGATGGGACAGTTTTATGAGGCTGAGAGCTGTCttgtggaggcagggaggctgccgGCAGGCCAGAGGCGTTTTGCCCACTTCCCAGGCTTGGCCTCGGAGCTGCTGCTGACAGGGCTGCCTCTGGAGCTAATCGATGGGAGCACGCTGAGCATGCCCGTCCGCTGGGTCACAGGGCTCCTGAAGGAGCTGCACGTCCGACTGGAGAGACGGTCAAGGCTGGTGGTTCTGTCAACCGTCGGGGTGCCAGGCACGGGCAAGTCCACACTCCTCAACACCATGTTTGGGCTGCGGTTTGCCACAGGGAAGAGCTGCGGTCCTCGAGGGGCCTTCATGCAGCTCATCACAGTGGCTGAGGGCTTCAGCCAGGACCTGGGCTGTGACCACATCCTGGTGATAGACTCCGGGGGCTTGATAGGTGGGGCCTTGACGTCAGCTGGGGACAGATTTGAGCTGGAGGCTTCCTTGGCCACTCTGCTCATGGGACTGAGCAATGTCACCGTGATCAGTCTAGCTGAAACCAAGGACATTCCAGCAGCTATTCTGCATGCATTTCTGAGGTTAGAAAAAACGGGGCACATGCCCAACTACCAGTTTGTATACCAGAACCTTCATGATGTATCTGTTCCCGGCCCTAGGCCCAGAGACAAGAGACAGCTCCTGGATCCACCTGGTGACCTGAGCAGGGCTGCAGCCCAGATGGAGAAACAGGGCGACGGCTTCCGGGCACTGGCAGGCCTGGCCTTCTGCGACCCTGAGAAGCAGCACATCTGGCACATCCCAGGCCTGTGGCACGGAGCACCTCCCATGGCCGCAGTGAGCTTGGCCTACAGTGAAGCCATATTTGAATTGAAGAGATGCCTACTCGAAAACATCAGGAACGGCTTGTcgaaccaaaacaaaaacatccaGCAGCTCATTGAGCTGGTGAGACGGCTGTGA
- the URGCP gene encoding up-regulator of cell proliferation isoform 1 (isoform 1 is encoded by transcript variant 1): protein MASPGHSDLGEVAPEIKASERRTAVAIADLEWREMEGDDCEFRYGDGTNEAQDNDFPTVERSRLQEMLSLLGLETYQVQKLSLQDSLQISFDSMKNWAPQVPKDLPWNFLRKLQALNADARNTTMVLDVLPDARPVEKESQMEEEIIYWDPADDLAADIYSFSELPTPDTPVNPLDLLCALLLSSDSFLQQEIALKMALCQFALPLVLPDSENHYHTFLLWAMRGIVRTWWSQPPRGMGSFREDSVVLSRAPAFAFVRMDVSSNSKSQLLNAVLSPGHRQWDCFWHRDLNLGTNAREISDGLVEISWFFPSGREDLDIFPEPVAFLNLRGDIGSHWLQFKLLTEISSAVFILTDNISKKEYKLLYSMKESTTKYYFILSPYRGKRNTNLRFLNKLIPVLKIDHSHVLVKVSSTDSDSFVKRIRAIVGNVLRAPCRRVSVEDMAHAARKLGLKVDEDCEECQKAKDRMERITRKIKDSDAYRRDELRLQGDPWRKAAQVEKEFCQLQWAVDPPEKHRAELRRRLLELRMQQNGHDPSSGVQEFISGISSPSLSEKQYFLRWMEWGLARVAQPRLRQPPETLLTLRPKHGGTTDVGEPLWPEPLGVEHFLREMGQFYEAESCLVEAGRLPAGQRRFAHFPGLASELLLTGLPLELIDGSTLSMPVRWVTGLLKELHVRLERRSRLVVLSTVGVPGTGKSTLLNTMFGLRFATGKSCGPRGAFMQLITVAEGFSQDLGCDHILVIDSGGLIGGALTSAGDRFELEASLATLLMGLSNVTVISLAETKDIPAAILHAFLRLEKTGHMPNYQFVYQNLHDVSVPGPRPRDKRQLLDPPGDLSRAAAQMEKQGDGFRALAGLAFCDPEKQHIWHIPGLWHGAPPMAAVSLAYSEAIFELKRCLLENIRNGLSNQNKNIQQLIELVRRL from the exons atttggaatggagagaaatggaaggaGATGATTGCGAGTTCCGTTATGGAG ATGGTACAAATGAGGCTCAGGACAATGATTTTCCAACAG TGGAGAGAAGCAGGCTTCAAGAAATGCTGTCACTTTTGGGCCTAGAGACGTACCAGGTCCAGAAACTCAGCCTCCAGGACTCTCTGCAGATCAGTTTTGACAGTATGAAGAACTGGGCCCCTCAGGTTCCCAAAGACTTGCCCTGGAATTTCCTCAGGAAGTTGCAGGCCCTCAATGCTGATGCCAGGAATACCACTATGGTGCTGGACGTGCTCCCAGACGCCAGGCCTGTGGAGAAGGAGAGCCAGATGGAAGAGGAGATCATCTACTGGGACCCAGCTGATGACCTTGCTGCCGACATTTATTCCTTTTCTGAGCTGCCCACCCCTGATACGCCAGTGAACCCCTTAGACCTTCTCTGTGCCCTGCTGCTCTCCTCAGACAGTTTCCTGCAACAAGAAATAGCGTTGAAAATGGCCCTCTGCCAGTTTGCACTCCCACTCGTGTTGCCTGACTCGGAGAACCACTACCATACATTTCTGCTGTGGGCCATGCGGGGCATTGTGAGGACATGGTGGTCCCAGCCCCCAAGGGGCATGGGGAGCTTCCGGGAAGACAGCGTGGTCTTGTCCAGGGCGCCCGCCTTCGCCTTCGTGCGCATGGACGTCAGTAGCAACTCCAAGTCCCAGCTTCTCAACGCCGTCCTCAGCCCGGGCCACAGGCAGTGGGACTGCTTCTGGCATCGGGACCTCAACTTGGGCACCAATGCCCGGGAGATTTCGGATGGGTTGGTAGAAATTTCCTGGTTTTTTCCCAGCGGAAGGGAGGACTTGGACATTTTCCCAGAACCTGTGGCCTTTCTGAACCTGAGAGGTGACATCGGGTCTCACTGGCTGCAGTTTAAGCTCTTGACAGAAATCTCCTCCGCTGTGTTTATATTGACTGACAATATCAGTAAGAAGGAATACAAATTGCTGTACTCCATGAAGGAGTCAACCACAAAATACTACTTCATCCTGAGTCCCTACCGTGGGAAGCGCAACACAAACCTGAGATTTCTGAATAAGTTAATTCCTGTGCTGAAAATAGACCACTCACATGTCCTGGTAAAGGTCAGCAGCACTGACAGCGACAGCTTCGTGAAGAGGATCCGGGCCATCGTTGGGAATGTGCTGCGGGCACCCTGCAGGCGGGTATCTGTGGAGGACATGGCGCACGCAGCCCGCAAACTGGGCCTAAAGGTCGACGAGGACTGTGAGGAGTGTCAGAAAGCGAAAGACCGGATGGAGAGGATTACCAGGAAAATCAAAGACTCGGATGCCTACAGAAGGGACGAGCTGAGGCTGCAGGGGGACCCCTGGAGAAAGGCAGCCCAAGTGGAGAAGGAGTTCTGCCAGCTCCAGTGGGCCGTGGACCCCCCTGAGAAGCACAGGGCTGAGCTGAGGCGGCGGCTGCTAGAACTTCGAATGCAGCAGAACGGCCATGATCCCTCCTCGGGGGTGCAGGAGTTCATCTCGGGGATCAGCAGCCCCTCCTTGAGTGAGAAGCAGTACTTCCTGAGGTGGATGGAGTGGGGCCTGGCACGGGTGGCCCAGCCGCGACTGAGACAGCCTCCGGAGACGCTTCTCACCCTGAGACCAAAGCATGGGGGCACCACAGACGTGGGGGAGCCGCTCTGGCCTGAGCCCCTAGGGGTGGAACACTTCTTGCGGGAGATGGGACAGTTTTATGAGGCTGAGAGCTGTCttgtggaggcagggaggctgccgGCAGGCCAGAGGCGTTTTGCCCACTTCCCAGGCTTGGCCTCGGAGCTGCTGCTGACAGGGCTGCCTCTGGAGCTAATCGATGGGAGCACGCTGAGCATGCCCGTCCGCTGGGTCACAGGGCTCCTGAAGGAGCTGCACGTCCGACTGGAGAGACGGTCAAGGCTGGTGGTTCTGTCAACCGTCGGGGTGCCAGGCACGGGCAAGTCCACACTCCTCAACACCATGTTTGGGCTGCGGTTTGCCACAGGGAAGAGCTGCGGTCCTCGAGGGGCCTTCATGCAGCTCATCACAGTGGCTGAGGGCTTCAGCCAGGACCTGGGCTGTGACCACATCCTGGTGATAGACTCCGGGGGCTTGATAGGTGGGGCCTTGACGTCAGCTGGGGACAGATTTGAGCTGGAGGCTTCCTTGGCCACTCTGCTCATGGGACTGAGCAATGTCACCGTGATCAGTCTAGCTGAAACCAAGGACATTCCAGCAGCTATTCTGCATGCATTTCTGAGGTTAGAAAAAACGGGGCACATGCCCAACTACCAGTTTGTATACCAGAACCTTCATGATGTATCTGTTCCCGGCCCTAGGCCCAGAGACAAGAGACAGCTCCTGGATCCACCTGGTGACCTGAGCAGGGCTGCAGCCCAGATGGAGAAACAGGGCGACGGCTTCCGGGCACTGGCAGGCCTGGCCTTCTGCGACCCTGAGAAGCAGCACATCTGGCACATCCCAGGCCTGTGGCACGGAGCACCTCCCATGGCCGCAGTGAGCTTGGCCTACAGTGAAGCCATATTTGAATTGAAGAGATGCCTACTCGAAAACATCAGGAACGGCTTGTcgaaccaaaacaaaaacatccaGCAGCTCATTGAGCTGGTGAGACGGCTGTGA
- the MRPS24 gene encoding small ribosomal subunit protein uS3m precursor, with protein MAASVCSGLLGPRVLSWSRELPCAWRALHTSPVCAKNRAARVRVSKGDKPVTYEEAHAPHYIAHRKGWLSLHTGNLDGEDHAAERTVEDVFLRKFMWGTFPGCLADQLVLKRRGNQLEICAVVLRQLSPHKYYFLVGYSETLLSYFYKCPVRLHLQTVPSKVVYKYL; from the exons ATGGCGGCCTCCGTGTGCAGCGGGTTGCTGGGGCCACGG GTGCTGTCCTGGAGCCGAGAGCTGCCTTGCGCTTGGCGCGCCCTGCACACCTCCCCGGTCTGCGCCAAG AACCGGGCGGCCCGAGTACGCGTAAGCAAGGGGGACAAGCCGGTGACCTACGAGGAGGCACACGCGCCGCACTACATCGCCCACCGTAAAGGCTGGCTGTCGCTGCACACAG GTAACCTGGATGGAGAGGACCATGCCGCAGAGCGAACGGTGGAGGATGTTTTCCTTCGCAAGTTCATGTGGGGTACCTTCCCAGGCTGCCTGGCTGACCAGCTGGTTTTAAAGCGCCGGGGTAACCAGTTGGAGATCTGTGCCGTGGTCCTGAGGCAGTTGTCTCCACACAAGTACTACTTCCTCGTGGGCTACAGTGAAACTTTGCTGTCCTACTTTTACAAATGTCCTGTGCGACTCCACCTCCAAACTGTGCCCTCAAAGGTTGTGTATAAGTACCTCTAG